A single genomic interval of Daucus carota subsp. sativus chromosome 1, DH1 v3.0, whole genome shotgun sequence harbors:
- the LOC108205120 gene encoding uncharacterized protein LOC108205120 — MGKKRKSLASSLDEVDRSMYSTFCNGANAISQLYSQAMNHQKISFQSGERHGLEKLYQWILRQQEGGSRVTTADILSYIQADLDYCGEEPSLSPRAPLQNQLQAASSGLSGGPTAGQVFRSEHNDQQSKSYVFSNALSSPVRRSLQNYHISQGEFDPNGVQHPTTGTRNNRPNSAQLQNSNSNDSSMDMHSDSPGHESTF; from the exons ATGGGTAAGAAGAGAAAGTCTCTTGCATCAAGCCTAGACGAGGTAGATCGAAGCATGTACTCCACTTTTTGCAACGGCGCTAACGCTATTTCCCAGCTTTATTCTCAGGCTATGAATCATCAGAAGATCTCTTTTCAATCTGGGGAGCGTCATGGCTTG GAAAAACTTTATCAATGGATATTGAGACAACAAGAGGGAGGATCAAGAGTGACTACAGCTGACATACTCTCATACATACAG GCTGATTTGGACTATTGTGGAGAGGAGCCATCTTTATCACCTAGAGCTCCACTGCAGAACCAACTGCAAGCTGCATCTTCTGGCCTCTCTGGTGGACCAACGGCTGGACAGGTTTTCCGATCAGAACACAACGATCAACAGTCCAAGAGTTATGTTTTCTCTAATGCTCTTTCAAGCCCTGTTCGTAGGAGCCTTCAAAACTATCATATTTCTCAAGGAGAATTTGACCCAAATGGCGTACAACACCCTACTACTGGAACTCGGAATAACAGGCCCAATTCCGCTCAACTGCAGAACAGCAACTCAAATGATTCCTCTATGGACATGCATTCGGATAGTCCTGGTCATGAATCAACTTTTTGA